The genomic stretch gaagatGATTTTTATGCGGTAACAAATAAGCTTAGTATAAGTCAATCTGATAATCttaaaaatctggcaaaatcatttaaaaaagttattgtcttgttcttcaatgaatttttattttggaagcactataaactcattttgtgtgttttgttattatttttatatcatttttcaagtttatattcgCTTACGtgctattatttttaatcggatctttTCATTAAATGGAATTTTGAACCAGTTGTCGATTTTCGAGCCTTTTGGATGAAATTAATAGTTTTTTTCTCTAGGTTAAAGAGATAATACCAAAAACATAAATGTGTACtttggcattcaaaatatataaaactaTTACAATATTTGTCAGGTTTCCAAActaaatttactcaaatatcaaaaattgcatttttttttttttaatttctccatATATGGGGTGTTATGGAGctcgtttaaaatatttcaagaagtaatagaggaccctatttgattaaaaaaaaaacctttacgCATATGtccaaaatttaactactgcagagttattcttttttttcagttttcggttatgtttgccttttacgaggtctagcacaagaagtatgatagcaAGCTTTGTTGGTAAACTGAGAAAATTTCATATTTGTGAAAATTTGTGAGAAAATTTCATAATTAATAGTGTCTTAAAACGACGAACTAGAGATAATAAGAAGAacttagaaaggaacaaatgtgaaatcaagtttttataagaACTTAACTGCAATTTTTTGTCTGAGATGTGTAACAAACATGGAttttgttgttaactaaattaaacatttaGATTTCGTGAAGAAACAAGTAGTTGTATGTTTAGTAAATTGATTTCTTGCAAATGTAATTCTcagtttgacaggttaaaatTAAAGTATAAGGCGACCTAAATAATCGGCGATTCAACCGAAATCGATTGATTTCCAGAACGTAAACTCTGAAAACGTTTGGGTCATCGCAAAAAGCCAATGACGACGAGTATAAggattcctaaattttaaccctctagtgcccagtgccgcttttataaagcttcatagtgattttttcgaagtccttctaaaaactaatttgggcactagagggataAGCTACAGTCAAATAAAGAAAGAGAAGAATTACTGTGTGCTCTATACGAAACGATGATGATTAGTTGGGAGTCTCGATGTTCTGACTCTGCTATGTGATGGGTAACTTATATCTGTGTACAAACATCATCATCACGATCATCAAACAACGTCCCTCATAATGCTAACCACACAGAGAGTACTGAAAACTATGACTTTTTTGTTGATATCGCGAGCACTTAGTAACTTCAGAATATATAACATAGCAGATATTATTACTCATTTTGTATTACACGTTTGTTCCTCTACAGAtatctaaaaacaaaataaatcatGTACAGGAAATCAAGGAATACTAACTAGTTTACGGTGCTGTCTGAAATTATTGGACTAGTTATTGCGATTCGTACAGAAAGATTCAGTTTCTTCCGGTTAGCCTGGCTTCTCGAAACCATAGAACATTCAAAAATAAATCAGTATCAACTAGATATTTCTCATTAatcttcatgtttttttttttgtttcaacatcCTGTACATGAAAAACGATGTACACAATATTGGCTGGAATAAATTGTTCCATTAAATAATAGAACTCCATAGAATGGAATCAAACTTTAATAAACTCTCTTTTCAATCACAACCTTCATAGACACCACCATCTCGCCCGTACTCCAATGCCAAGATCAGGTGGTCAGGTTATCAACTCGGGGGAAAAACATTGCTGGATTTCGCACTCGGCCTTATCACTGGTATTTCTAAGCCATTGCACGTGTGTGAGTACATAAACGGCCACATACTAGAGAATTTACGAGCCACCAACAACTGTCGATTGAAGTGCACGATTAAATCGTGAAGTTTAACGTTGACGTTTCGCTTTTGTGCGATCTATTGTGATCGGAATTCTCGTGTCCACGTTACTGGTGCAGTGAAAACAGTTTACgtatttcatatattttgacTCAAACATCGGAAGAGAGTAGAAATTGCAGGAAAACAAAACGATCTTGTCATAGTTCTTGTTGAACAGGTTTTGTGTGTTGTGTGTGTATTCGCGTTCAGCCAAAGCTCTGCTGAACCACAACATTATTGCAGCTTGACGCTGCGCGCAGTGTGGATCCGCAGGCCGCAATCAGAGGTAATCAGTACCGTACGGGATCTCTCGACGGAATGGCGAGCTATCTGCAATTCGGGGTACTTTTCATTGTGATCGTCGGTAGTCACGCTGGTAAGTTTCCTAAAAGGTTCGAAAGCCAAATGGGAGGCAAACTGTGTTGTTATGATTTTAGCCGATTTGTATGACAAATGCGTGGATGGATTAGGGGCAGAAGGTATCTGCGTCCTAATTCAAGATTGTAATCCAATCAGTGCTCTCTTGCAACGACGACCTGCTCTAACCGATGCTGACAAAACCtacataaaaaaatcaagttgcGGAAGGATAAACTCGAAATTAACAGCCTGCTGCCCGCTGCCAAAATCTCTCAAAGCAAGGTTTTCTGCTCCAGCAGGACTACCTTCTGATAAGTGCGGTCGTGATTCCAGCAGTCGAATAGTGGGAGGAGATATTGCAGAAGTCGACGAGTTCCCTTGGTTGGCTCAGATTCAGTACTACAAACGTATGCTTGATGACGTATTATTTTTTGACCTGATTGTCCTAATTTAAATCTGCTTTCCAGCCAACAAACGATTTGGGTTTCACTGTGGTGGTGTTCTGATCAACGAGAGATACGTTCTCACAGCTGCTCACTGCATTCAAAACGTGCCATCATCTTGGAAAGTGTAACTATCAATCATTGATAATTTAGCCTTCAATACCTAAACCTAACGCAATTCATTTTAGTTATAAAGTACGCCTGGGCGAGTTCGACACCGAATCCGACGTAGAGTGTAGTGTAAATGATCCAACTGACTGTGTCAACTCAGTTCAAGATATTCTGATATCGTCGTACTACATCCATGAGGATTACTTCAACGAAAATGGTGCCGACTATAACGACATTGCGCTCATTCGGCTTTCCGTACCGGTGAGCTACACCGAATACATTAGCCCTATCTGCATGCCGACCACGGAAGAACTGAGGAATCTTGCTACCGAGGACAAACTAATGACCGTTGCCGGTTGGGGTCAGACAGAGAATGGAACAGCGAGTCGGTACAAAATGCATCTGAGTATTCCCGGCTGGAGCAATGTTCGCTGTGGTGAAGCCTTCCAGTCCGCCAATGTTGACATCATCGAGAGTCAGTTGTGCGCCGGTGGTAAAGCAGGCCAAGATTCATGCCGAGGAGACTCTGGAGGTCCGCTGATGAAGCTGGAAAGTGTCCAAGGAAAGAACTCCTGGTTTCTTAAGGGGCTCGTTAGTTTCGGCTCGAACAAATGTGGGACAAAAGACGTGCCAGGGGTGTATACAAGGGTTAGTCATTTTATTGATTGGATTCAAGAAAATATAGAAGAATGATAACTGAGCATCGCTTTACGTAGATTAATTCAGACTTTTCGGATGAGAACAACCGAACACACATGTTATGAGTATTATATAATGTTTACTTGAATAAAACCTAGGGATCAATATTGTTTGATATCCAGTTGACGAATTTGGTTACCTTGGTGTATACACCAGGGACATCCCTCGTGCCGCACTGCCTTCCAAAGCTAACAACTCCAGCGAGATAGTACACTGCTTGTCCCTGTTCTGAAGCAACTACATCCATTAGTGGTCCTCCGGAGTCCCCCTTGCAGGAATCTTTACCAGCTTCTCCACCAGCACAGAGGAGTCTATCGTTTATGTTCGCCATCGGATACTGCTTACGGCAAGTTTCCTCCGATACACCGTTAACTGCTACGAACAACTTGTATCGACTGCTCCGGTCGGTTTCCGTTTGGCCCCAGCCGGCCACAAACAGTTTCGTCGATTCGTACGACCGTCTGGCGGCAAGATCATCCAGTGGGAGACAAATCGGCATCACCGTATCCGAGTAGCGTACCTTCTGCGCTAACCGGAGCAATGCGATGTCATTCTGGACTTCCGTTTTTCCGCTGACATAGTTTTCATGCGGCACACTTTTGGTGACTTGGATGTCCTGCACTGGATCGTAGCAATCGGTGGGATCAAGCTCATCGCAATCTGGGTCAACACTGGTGTCCCATTCGCCCAATCGGACAGCAGTTCTATGGACGAGAGGAAAATATTATGCATGATTTGTATCTGTAGTGTTCTTAACGTGATCACGATTTGCTACCACTTCATCGCGGGGATTTTCGCTCTCCACATTATGGAATCAGAAATCAAGcaataaaaaaagattttgcATCCGCCAGTATACCAATATTGGCAGAAATCTTGCGATAGACAAAAACGGATTTAACTTCAAACAAGAAATAAATTTGCCTTTTATGTCGAACAGATTCGACAATATTAGATGTGAACAGTGAACACCGTTAGACCAAAAACCGCAACCAAGTTGACGCAAAGGGTAATAGCaacatagggtaaggaacggcttaagcagtagcgcctattttaatcagtcgaaggaaacaggcctcaaactcctgcattttgatcaatatcgacaatttcaatgatggaaacgaaaactttgattgtctagctgccttacgaatataagttataccgttaatcacaaataaatctgtgaacaattgcaattgaaacaaatcgacctatattacagccattcaggagccacttcgggtgctgaaaaaaaacgcctgcaaaaccgATGGAAACTGctaaaaataggttcggggtgattggaatagtgtccctcgattcgtAACTTTGATTGACGATTGTCAAAGTtcgctaacttagttttacaatctgaaatcAAGATCtgatagagaaaacgatagcgaacagattgataaactactgtttgagtttcacccaacacatttcgagtatttcgtctgaatacacaggcggtccctaaagctgcttaacatatgttccctaccctacaagTGAGAAAAACCAAAAATCCTATGCTCAAAATTATCCTTAGAttatctataaaaaaaaaacaagttatgTCTACCTTCTACCACAAAGTTTCGTTCACGATTGCATTGCTGATTTTACTCCGCTTCTCCACATAATAGTTTAAAAATATGCAAATTTGTAGTAAGACAAACCTTTGACAGAAAGAgggaaaaaagaataaaaacatTACTGTGAATGATGTCATGTCATATCATTAGCGCTGTGTTGCTAGGTGTGGTACCCCTAGATCATATCTACTAGTGCTATCATGTGTGAGTTAATGCGTGAGAGTTTCGAGGTTTACAGGCAACACGGCCGGCAATCTTACTCTACATCGCGTATGATATAGTCCGTTACCACATATTGGCGACGAGAGggattttattttctgttgatTTCGAGGAAATTTCTACCGGAAAACATATTTATAGCTGAGAAACTGAACCCGTAAAAGTACAGGTAACATTAAACAAAGGTTTTACTTGAGTTTTTGTTCCAAAAATATGAAATGAAAATTCGTCTTCCAAGGCATGAAAAGAcgccatgatttttttttgttctgttgaggcttgctgaaaaaaaaaacaaaaagagatGGAAATAGAGAATAcggaaagaggaaaaaaaaaactttgttgacGTTAATCACCGATGACTAAGGCCAATGATTAAATTCGTTGGGGAACTGAAAACTGGtcgattacaagaaaaaaagcCAATGATTGAATTCGTTGGGGTGGTACACAAATTCGCCGAAAATGCTACCAATGATTCAAATCGTTGgcatgataaatgatgattgTGAACCAACTGTTTTCGTTTTCTATTGCAATTATTTTTAGGATATGGATGGAAGTCAAGAGGGCCGATCAGCTGGCCAAAACCAAGGTTCAGATCAGGATAATGCACAAAACCATATGTTGGTGTTACAGACTGCACCAACGTTTAACCCGGCGACGTACAATTTACCGCAATTTCGGTACAAACACCTATCTTCCTCCGAAGTGCGCAGTGCGTGGAATGGATGGATTCGTGGCTTCGAGCGGGTCATGAAGGCTTCAAACATCACGGACGGAACgatgaaaaaaattcagttaCTCGCAATGGGGGGATTAGAATTACAGAATGTTTTTGATGGTATCCCAGGAGCTGACGATGAATCTGAGCAAAGCTCCGATCCGTTTGCTGTGGCAAAGGCTAAGCTAGACAGTCATTTTTCCCCCCAAACAGCACGAGAGCTTCGAAAGGTACTTATTTTGGATGATGTCGCCGGAAACGGATGAACCAATCGAAAAATTCGTTGAGCGAGTTCAACAAAAGgcgaaaaaatgcacatttggGAAATCCTTTGCCGAAAGTCGTCAAATCGCAGCAGTGGACAAAATCATACAGTTTTCACCAGGGGATTTAAGAGAGAAGTTGTTGGAAAAGGAAACAATGACGTTGGACGAatgcataaaaattgtaaattcGCACCAAGCAGTGAAGTACCAAGCGTCAAAAATgaatggaaaaacatgtcaaATGTCTACAGATGTCCAGAGAACGTATGAAAATTCGAACAGGAGGAATTTTCAGCAGTCGGAAGCTTCCCAAACATATGCATCACGCTGCCGTAAGTGTGGATACCTTCAACATCAGCCAAACGAAACGTGCCCAGCCTTCGGTAAGCCTTGTATGCGTTGCCGTAAAATTGGCCACTTTAAAGTTGTTTGTAAAAGCTTCAATCGAGGACAAATGGAATCCTCGCCTGCTCCGGTTTTGAATCGTCCCGCTTCATCATCTTACCACAATTCAAACGTATTCAAAAAGCCAAGAAATGTGATGCATATTGACACCCCagaccttgcttcagaccaaaTTCTAGACGATCATAACAGAGTATCGGACGAAGAAGAACTTCCAGTGTACAACGTTGGGAAACCAATGACGAGCTTATTCGCTGCAAAATCGGAGGAGTAAATATAGAAATGTTGATTGACTCGGGTTCAAAGTATAATTTAATTGATGATGCAACCTGGTCAACAATGAATATGCGCAACGTGAAAGCGAACAATCTCCGATTGGATTCGAATAAGAAATTTCTCGCTTACGGAAAAGTTCCATTGAAGTTGATTGCGGTGTTTGACGCTGAAAACGAGATATTGGGAACAGATAGGAAATTGGCTTTAAACACCACATTCTACGTGATAGAGAAAGGGCAACAACCACTCTTGGGTAAAATATCCGCCCAAAAACTGGGAGTTCAACGCATCGGTTTAGAGGCGACGGTAGTAAACAGGATAGATTTGGCAAAACAACATTTTCCTTATATTCGGAACGTCGAACTCACTCTACCGATTGATCGAAGTGTGCCCCCAGTTATTCAACCTCTTCGCAGATGTCCGGTGCCATTACTGGCTAAAGTAAAGAATAAATTGGATGACCTGTTGGCTCAAGCCATCATTGAACGGGTGGAGAGACCGACGTCCTGGGTATCGCCGCTCGTCCCGATTTTAAAGGATAATGGGGACTAGACTAGGTATTCGTAACGCTCAGTTCTACTCTCTCTTTTGGATATGAAAGAATCGTACTACCACGTAAAACTATCAGCAGGCTGCAGAGATGTTACCACCTTCATCACAAACTGGGGATTATTCCGATTCAAAAGGCTCTTTTTTGGCGTTAATTGTGCGCCAGAGCTCTTCCAGAGCTTAATGGAGAGTCTACTAGCAACATGCCCGAATCAGGTAAATCAATATGTTCTGCGTGATATATTCATTTCAACAATCCACCATATTAAATTTAGGTTGGCTTTATCGACGATTTTCTGGTGTTTGGTGATACAGAGGAAGCCCATGACAACGCTTTGAAGATATTAGTTAGAAAGTTCGAGGAACTTGTGGTTCAACTGAACcatcaaaaatgtaaattcaaACAGTCTGAAGTTATATTCTTAGGTCACAGAATTCCGGCAAAAGGAGTGCTTCTGTCAGAAGACAAGGTCCGATCAATTTTGAATTGCAGGCCTTCGAAGTCAAAAGAAGAGCTAAGAAGTTTCCTTGGCCTAGTTACTTTTGTATCCCGATTTATTCCTGATCTGGCGTCTGCTAATCATCCACTACGTGAGCTTGTCAAACAAACGTCAATTTATGTTTGGCATCAGAAACATCAAAATGCTTTTGATCTTATCAAAAAGCGGATCGGGTGCCTTGACTACTTAGGTTATTACGACGTAGCAGATCGAACTCTAGTAGTGACTGATGCATCTGGGGTTGGTCTGGGCGCGGTCCTTATACAATTTAAGAATGATCAACCACGGGTTATTAGTTATGCCTCTAAAAGTCTTTTGGAGACGGAGATGAAATATCCCCCGATTGAAAAAGAGGCACTTGCGATTGTGTGGGCCGTCGAACGGTTAAGAATTTATTTGATCGGCATTACGTTCGAGCTCGAAACTGACCATCGGCCACTTGAAACTATTTTTACCAAAACTTACAGACAGACCCTCAGAATTGAA from Wyeomyia smithii strain HCP4-BCI-WySm-NY-G18 chromosome 3, ASM2978416v1, whole genome shotgun sequence encodes the following:
- the LOC129732928 gene encoding CLIP domain-containing serine protease B4-like, whose translation is MASYLQFGVLFIVIVGSHAADLYDKCVDGLGAEGICVLIQDCNPISALLQRRPALTDADKTYIKKSSCGRINSKLTACCPLPKSLKARFSAPAGLPSDKCGRDSSSRIVGGDIAEVDEFPWLAQIQYYKPNKRFGFHCGGVLINERYVLTAAHCIQNVPSSWKVYKVRLGEFDTESDVECSVNDPTDCVNSVQDILISSYYIHEDYFNENGADYNDIALIRLSVPVSYTEYISPICMPTTEELRNLATEDKLMTVAGWGQTENGTASRYKMHLSIPGWSNVRCGEAFQSANVDIIESQLCAGGKAGQDSCRGDSGGPLMKLESVQGKNSWFLKGLVSFGSNKCGTKDVPGVYTRVSHFIDWIQENIEE
- the LOC129732926 gene encoding CLIP domain-containing serine protease B4-like; this translates as MTGNQIIILVALISLVSVTVVEGQYRSTCRTPINEPGLCVFVSECSFIRRVLQKPILDNNDIRYIEASRCGVHEKKPLVCCAEPSGGAPVEPAPSTPPAISKRVDNLPLNVDKLRLLPRAPSCGIQYSDRIVGGERTKIDEYPWTARIQHIDKRSNNYGFHCGGSLINELYVLTAAHCILSLPKSWTVTAVRLGEWDTSVDPDCDELDPTDCYDPVQDIQVTKSVPHENYVSGKTEVQNDIALLRLAQKVRYSDTVMPICLPLDDLAARRSYESTKLFVAGWGQTETDRSSRYKLFVAVNGVSEETCRKQYPMANINDRLLCAGGEAGKDSCKGDSGGPLMDVVASEQGQAVYYLAGVVSFGRQCGTRDVPGVYTKVTKFVNWISNNIDP